The Camelina sativa cultivar DH55 chromosome 16, Cs, whole genome shotgun sequence sequence TTACACGTTcttttctataaaatcatatttttttatataaatgagatcatttacatgttattgagaaaaaaataatgtttccaaaattttttaaataactattCCAAAGTAGAGATTTTGTTCTATAAATATAGAGATGGTATATGATGGGGCAATATTTCATGTACTTTTACTATTGCAAATATTCCTTACTTGTACCATTTCTTTCAACACAAATATCTCGTTGAATACttacttttatatttacttaaatgaaattatccaaaaaatatttaactgttttaaaaaatatccaaaattttcaaagtacTCGTTCCAAAGTAACTGATTACATGTCGCATAgtcaaccttttaaaaatatatatctttgagACAACACAATACACAACGATACATTAACCACTAAGACTGTTTGGATAGTTAAGTACTTTCTCGACATACAATATATATCACAgccattttttatatttgaatattgaaattaaattaaattatccaaattttatgatctcattttgtttttttattagaaatggtttagataattatttttattgtttgaattaCATGTTCCCGTTTGTTACGTGTACTTtcttataaaatcatttttaaaatataaataacatcaTTTATacgttatttaaaaaaattatgtttcctAAAATAAGTGAAATTGATCGTGAGAGATCCAAACTCTACCTAACCTTCTTCTACATCTGAAATCAACACCATCATCTTCTCGATGATTTTTTCCAGCTCTGGTTTGCTTCATCTCTATCAACTTTAGAAAACTCTAAACATCATTGATCTTATTGGGAAGATCCCATGCAATTTTGTCAAATCTCTCATTTTGGTGTGATCCAGCTTCTGGTTGTCAAATCTCACATTTTTGtgtctattttttaatttgcattCTAGGTTGAGcttatctctaatcttttttattgtattaaaattttttaatgttgtattttcaaatcaCATCCAAAAATTGAAAAGAGTACTAGTTGCGTTAATTGTGTTTTTTACGTGTATTTGGTTATAAAAGCACTGCAAAATGTTAttacttcatcattaccatgaaagaTAATACCaaaaatttcttctaaactctaaacttctaatatttatcattttcacctaGACAATTAAGTCAACATTCACATAAATTCTATTACAATAGCcaacattataaattaataatttatcgataaattaaaatttctataagTTACTAAAATTTTATGGTGTCCGCCTTATTCccttaatttatagaggttaaatTTAGTAAGTGGTCAAACAAAGCATCCCACATCTACTAACCAACCCTTGGTGCAGCATGCACTAACTCAAATGACGAAACAAACCCTCTCCTCAAGTAGATAAAATATGTAGTTCTTATAAAACAATTGCAATTTTGACCAAATCGGCTTACAAAactatcaacaaaacaaaagtcaagtAATAAGTAACTGTTTTGGTGCCTAGGCAACGGATTCATAATTTCAGACAAAATTTGACCAACGAATTTTTCAATATTGGTGAGTGCTAAAGTTGTGATAAACAAATAATGCCGTGAGTTTTTTGCTCACTTTTGGGGTGTAAGTTACTCTTACTTTAGACGCCTTGAAGAAAATGTAACATCATTAATTAGGTTTCTCTGTTCTTTGCTAACGAGAAAGGGTCGTTGAGGCAACTGTATAGTATATGtggtgattgattgattgattatctATGAAATATTTGCTTTTAGTGTGATACCAAATACATAAGACCACATTACATATGATACTTGGGCTATGATGTAGTGGATTATATTggatcaatttcttttttcttctaggTTTCTCATAAACGTTGTTTAGCAGCTTCAACTGTGAACAATCCCTCCTCCAATTTCTGCACTAAGACATAGCGACAAGCTCACAAGTCACAAACCAACCTCGCGATTTCTGGCATAGTCTTGTAGTGCGTTTGAGGCTTTGAGCCATTCTGTTCTTCTTTAAATCCTTACATGCCAATCCATGTGTTTAACTTGACATTTGAGTCTAAGCAATTTGGGCTTATCTTGAGTTTCtaactaaaaatcaattaacaatTAGTGTATTGACCccaaccctttatatattaatgatagtctaTTCAAATTCAGATGTAGGATTTGGATTATATCCCAACAGAAAAAACATTACACCGGTATATCAgagaatacaaaatttttatcACATATTCATATATGTCGCTCTTTTAGCAACCACATACTAACAAAGCTTTTGGTCCAAGAGGAGTTTCATCAATGTTACTTCTTCcagagttttcttttctaaatgtTAAGAACGCAAGTAAATTTGATAAATCGTTTCCCACAACAATTGGTTGAGGTATATCTAGTTGTGACACATGTTCGAATGATTCCAACTCATCGAACAGAAAAAATCCGTAAATGCAGGTACCTGAACGTTTGTGTTGGGTACAACGACAAAATTCGAGGATCTACCGTCTCCAATGATGTAAGATGTTTGGTAATTATATGCAAAACCgacttctttatatattatataattagcataacacaattttttttttctttttttggaacaaaCTCAAAATACACGTTAATAACTGCCAAAGTAGTGAGATCAAAATGAGAAGCTACAgcaactttcttctcctcgtcaatgaagaagcTCCTACCATATATTCTCTCCGGAGAAGTAGTGAGAATCCAAgaacctcaagattttgtggttacggttcttcttgttgttgtcatttttttgtatctgtgGTATTTGTTTATAGGTTGTATCCACTTTCTTAAGCTCTAATCTAAGAATTgttggtttaaagtttaaactttaatcTCTAGTTTtgttatatagaaaaaattatatgttatgtATGTGTCTTTGTTAGGCTTAGGTGATTAAATTTGTGCAAACAAATTTACTTATGTCTCTGTTATCAAGTGTACAACATATATGAAATCATCAACTTTCTCTGTTTCGAGTAACGATTAAAACAGAGATATAAAAAAGCTTATGTATATCCAAAATGACACATAGAAGTAAAGAGAAATGatatagtaaaaaaagaagttttcattgatttgaatttgttttacaACTTGAACCTTGCATGtacaatacttaaaaaaaacgAATGACTTAAACAGAGATAAATCTCAATCAACAGACTATTGCACTCGCAACCGATGGAACTGTAACAGACATTACCCTCGGCAGCTCTCTCGATTCCTTTGCAGGTCGGGGTTCAGGCATACACTTTGCATGAACTATACGACCATTCTTGTTGTAGTACACTGCGTCTTTGTACATccaatcatcatcttcatggcTAAAGAACTCTTCAAACGGCTCTTCACACAACGCGCAATTCTTCTGGTTTTCATCCGCAGGCACTACGAGTTGCTTTtgctcttccttcttcttctgcgtTTCTCCTCCAAAAGATGGTTTCGCCGCTTGTTCCATCCCTCCTCCAGTTGCTGCACTGAGCCACAAGGAAGCACTCGCTAACCAACCCCGCGACTTCTTCGGTTGTTGACCCTGTCTCCCAACGGGTTTAGCCGTCCTGTTTTTCCTCACATGCCAATCCATATGCTTGCTATGCTCTTCTTGACACTTGAATCTAACCCCGCACGATAAACATTGCCTCGGCATATCAGAATACAAAGACTTAATCACAGATTCGTGTCGCACATTGAGTGATGATGGGTTATCAAAGCTTAACCCAAGAGGCAATTCACCGGGTTTACTTGCTTCTGAAGTTggcttctctttctcattctcattgTTAAGAACACTAAGCAACGCTATCAATTCATTGCTCAAAACAATTGGTTGAGACATAGATTGTGACACAACTGAAGCCATGTTAGAATAATTCGTAAAAACAGGTGCTTGAACAGTTGTGTCTGGCACAAAATTCGTAGTTGGAACAGGATAATTTGGAGTTAGGGTTCTTGAGACAGATTGATGATGAATAGGAACCCATTCGGGCAACGAATCTAAAGCGACATCATCGTTAAGCTTACGATACGGTAATGGAACCGGAACAATTTGGGGGTTAGGGTTATTACCAAAACCAACAAAGGGTTTCTGATAATTGTTGGTGTTAGAAGAAACATTGTTACGTAATGGGAAACTTGAATTAGAAGCAATCACATCAACACCGTAATTGTTATATGATTGAGATGAAGAAACCCTAGACATGTTATTATTACTACTACCATGAGGATGATGA is a genomic window containing:
- the LOC104750430 gene encoding polyadenylation and cleavage factor homolog 1-like — encoded protein: MSRVSSSQSYNNYGVDVIASNSSFPLRNNVSSNTNNYQKPFVGFGNNPNPQIVPVPLPYRKLNDDVALDSLPEWVPIHHQSVSRTLTPNYPVPTTNFVPDTTVQAPVFTNYSNMASVVSQSMSQPIVLSNELIALLSVLNNENEKEKPTSEASKPGELPLGLSFDNPSSLNVRHESVIKSLYSDMPRQCLSCGVRFKCQEEHSKHMDWHVRKNRTAKPVGRQGQQPKKSRGWLASASLWLSAATGGGMEQAAKPSFGGETQKKKEEQKQLVVPADENQKNCALCEEPFEEFFSHEDDDWMYKDAVYYNKNGRIVHAKCMPEPRPAKESRELPRVMSVTVPSVASAIVC